A region from the Salifodinibacter halophilus genome encodes:
- the gatA gene encoding Asp-tRNA(Asn)/Glu-tRNA(Gln) amidotransferase subunit GatA — protein sequence MSSTDAITNIAATNANNPEAAGTRIEICRTRIKQSQPALNALISIDAPTSERAANGALAGVPIVHKDLFCTRGQTTTAGSKMLANFTAPYDATVVSRLEAAGAVTLGKANMDEFAMGSSNETSYFGAVANPWDQSRVPGGSSGGSAAAVAAGLAPAATGTDTGGSIRQPAALCGVTGIKPTYGRVSRFGMIAFASSLDQAGCFARSAADCAPLLQTMAGTDANDSTVADEPVADYAGSLNGDIAGLTIGLPRQYFAAGVETETATALNAAIRELEALGAHVVDVDMPYTDLALSTYYIIAPAEASSNLARYDGVRYGHRCADPADLTDLYERSRAEGFGPEVQRRILTGTYVLSAGYYDAYYRKAQRTRRLIADDFSRAFESVDLLATPATPGPAFELGSQIDDPTTMYANDVFTLPASLAGVPAMSVPAGFSGHLPVGLQMIAPWFAEARLLNAGHAYQQATDWHTRQPPGFEWSQ from the coding sequence ATGAGCTCGACAGACGCCATCACCAATATCGCGGCCACCAATGCCAACAACCCCGAAGCAGCCGGGACACGAATTGAGATTTGCCGTACGCGGATCAAGCAAAGTCAGCCGGCATTAAATGCGCTGATAAGCATCGACGCGCCAACGTCCGAACGCGCCGCTAACGGCGCATTGGCCGGCGTGCCGATCGTGCACAAGGATTTATTCTGCACGCGCGGCCAGACGACCACCGCCGGCTCCAAAATGCTCGCGAACTTCACCGCGCCGTATGATGCGACGGTCGTCTCACGCCTCGAAGCGGCGGGAGCGGTCACGCTCGGCAAGGCCAATATGGACGAGTTCGCCATGGGCTCATCCAACGAGACCAGCTATTTTGGCGCGGTGGCCAATCCGTGGGACCAATCCCGGGTACCGGGCGGCTCCTCAGGCGGCTCAGCCGCCGCGGTCGCTGCTGGGCTGGCGCCCGCTGCCACCGGTACCGACACCGGGGGCTCGATCCGCCAACCAGCCGCACTTTGCGGCGTAACCGGGATCAAACCGACCTACGGCCGGGTCTCGCGTTTCGGCATGATTGCGTTCGCCTCCAGTCTCGACCAGGCCGGTTGTTTCGCTCGATCAGCGGCCGACTGCGCCCCATTGCTCCAAACCATGGCCGGGACCGACGCCAACGATTCGACTGTCGCCGACGAGCCGGTGGCGGACTATGCAGGCTCGCTGAACGGCGATATCGCGGGGCTGACGATCGGCCTGCCGCGTCAATATTTCGCCGCAGGCGTCGAAACCGAAACCGCGACGGCCCTCAACGCCGCAATTCGTGAACTCGAAGCCTTGGGCGCACATGTGGTCGATGTCGACATGCCATACACTGATTTGGCACTTTCGACCTACTACATCATCGCGCCTGCCGAAGCCTCATCCAATCTCGCACGTTACGACGGCGTGCGCTACGGTCATCGCTGCGCCGACCCGGCCGATCTGACCGACCTCTACGAACGCTCGCGCGCCGAGGGTTTCGGACCTGAAGTTCAACGCCGTATCTTGACCGGCACGTACGTGCTCTCAGCCGGATACTACGACGCCTACTACCGCAAAGCCCAACGCACACGACGCCTGATTGCAGACGATTTCAGCCGCGCTTTCGAGTCGGTCGACCTGTTGGCCACACCGGCCACGCCCGGCCCAGCATTCGAACTCGGCAGCCAGATCGACGACCCGACCACGATGTATGCCAACGACGTCTTCACCCTGCCGGCCAGTCTGGCCGGCGTACCCGCGATGTCAGTCCCAGCCGGTTTTTCCGGCCATCTGCCGGTCGGCCTGCAGATGATTGCGCCATGGTTTGCCGAAGCGCGACTGCTGAACGCTGGCCACGCATACCAGCAAGCGACGGACTGGCACACGCGCCAGCCGCCCGGTTTCGAATGGTCGCAGTGA
- the mreD gene encoding rod shape-determining protein MreD, with translation MIQNDRVGIFWIAFSVSVSLVVALAPLPTVVAAGRPLFYPATLLFWVLMQPTRFGVGTAWLGGLLLDVIFGTPLGQHALALALAAYATVRLRSILWTLAPLQQLVLLLPIFAGYEFVLFWIDGVMGVSTSMLWRWLPVLTTGLIWPFWSALLERVALLEVR, from the coding sequence GTGATTCAGAATGATCGCGTCGGGATCTTTTGGATTGCGTTCTCGGTTAGCGTGAGCCTGGTGGTCGCACTCGCGCCTTTGCCGACGGTAGTCGCGGCGGGGCGGCCGCTGTTTTATCCCGCGACATTGCTTTTCTGGGTGCTCATGCAGCCGACCCGTTTCGGGGTGGGTACGGCATGGCTCGGTGGATTGTTGCTTGATGTCATTTTCGGCACGCCACTCGGCCAACATGCGTTGGCATTGGCGCTGGCGGCGTATGCGACAGTTCGACTGCGCTCCATTCTCTGGACGCTGGCGCCGCTGCAGCAGCTTGTCTTGTTACTCCCGATTTTTGCTGGCTACGAGTTCGTGTTGTTTTGGATCGATGGCGTCATGGGCGTGTCGACGTCGATGTTGTGGCGGTGGTTGCCGGTGTTGACGACTGGTTTGATCTGGCCGTTCTGGAGTGCGCTTCTGGAACGGGTTGCCCTTTTGGAAGTCCGATAA
- the rodA gene encoding rod shape-determining protein RodA, with translation MTFTQRIAALHLDLPLLLVICIACLFGLGVLYSASGQSVSVVGHQSARLGLGLVAMVFVAQIPPRWLRIIAPWGLLGGVALILAVVWLGEASMGARRWLDLGVFRFQPSEIVKLMVPLALASFLHTRVLPPRWLDIVLCVFVIGVPAAVVAIEPDLGSAVLIVASGACVLFFAGIRWRLIMTVVGLVAAAAPIIWFFFLHGYQQERILTFLNPSSEPLDAGYHILQSKIAIGSGGLFGQGWLDGSQARLSFLPEAQTDFIFAVYAEETGFFGVAGLLLIYACIVGRGLVIALGNPETFERLAAASISVVFFLYAFINIAMVSGILPVVGVPLPLISYGGTSLVALLTSFGVLMSIQTHRELLSQ, from the coding sequence TTGACTTTCACTCAGCGTATCGCTGCGCTGCATTTGGATCTGCCTCTGTTACTGGTGATCTGCATCGCCTGTTTGTTCGGGCTGGGCGTGTTGTACAGCGCCTCCGGGCAGTCCGTGAGCGTGGTCGGCCATCAGAGTGCTCGCTTGGGACTCGGTCTGGTTGCGATGGTCTTTGTCGCCCAGATTCCGCCGCGTTGGCTACGGATCATTGCCCCCTGGGGATTGTTGGGCGGTGTCGCTTTGATCCTGGCGGTTGTGTGGTTGGGTGAGGCCAGCATGGGCGCGCGGCGCTGGCTCGATTTGGGGGTGTTCCGGTTTCAGCCCTCCGAGATCGTCAAGCTCATGGTGCCGCTAGCCCTTGCTAGCTTTCTACATACCCGCGTATTGCCGCCGCGCTGGTTGGACATCGTGCTCTGCGTGTTCGTGATCGGCGTGCCCGCCGCAGTGGTAGCGATCGAACCCGATTTGGGGTCAGCTGTGCTGATTGTTGCCTCGGGGGCTTGTGTCTTGTTTTTCGCCGGCATTCGTTGGCGTTTGATCATGACAGTCGTCGGCCTGGTAGCCGCTGCGGCCCCAATCATTTGGTTCTTTTTCCTGCATGGCTATCAGCAGGAGCGAATCCTGACCTTTTTGAACCCGTCCAGTGAGCCCCTCGACGCCGGCTATCATATCCTGCAATCGAAAATAGCGATTGGCTCTGGCGGCCTATTCGGTCAGGGATGGCTGGATGGTAGTCAGGCGCGGCTGAGTTTCTTGCCCGAGGCACAAACTGACTTCATTTTCGCGGTTTATGCCGAGGAAACCGGCTTTTTCGGGGTCGCGGGATTGCTTTTAATCTACGCCTGTATCGTCGGGCGTGGTCTGGTGATCGCGCTGGGCAATCCCGAGACCTTTGAACGCCTCGCGGCGGCTAGTATCAGCGTGGTGTTTTTCCTCTACGCGTTCATCAATATCGCCATGGTCTCGGGCATTCTGCCCGTGGTGGGGGTGCCGTTGCCGCTGATTAGCTATGGCGGCACGTCGTTGGTCGCACTGCTAACCTCGTTCGGCGTGCTCATGTCGATCCAGACACATCGCGAGTTATTAAGCCAATGA
- the mreC gene encoding rod shape-determining protein MreC: MADSDYQDTLARLRRIPPSLTLGVVVLASVAMMSLDVGSDYVRPVRSVLAMIGTPFQAAASLPSEAIDYLERYLDRGALIDANERLRQKNLQLRARLQKLASLKTRNERLRSLLGSAGSIDRHVQIAQVLSTNPDPYRHRIKLDKGQNDGVFVGQALIDAHGIVGQVVRVESASSHAVLITDPNHGIPVEINRNGLETIARGTGRAATLESPFLPANTDVREGDLLVSSGLAGRYPAGYPVARVDSVSHDTGQEFLQVTAKPTASLARGREVLLVWNRNTAPSRVDNANEESAS, encoded by the coding sequence GTGGCAGACAGCGACTATCAAGATACCTTGGCGCGTCTGCGCCGGATTCCGCCGAGCCTGACGCTTGGTGTCGTAGTGCTGGCCTCGGTGGCCATGATGAGTCTGGATGTTGGTAGCGACTATGTGAGGCCGGTGCGTAGCGTCTTAGCTATGATTGGCACACCGTTTCAAGCCGCTGCCAGTTTGCCGAGTGAGGCGATCGATTATCTAGAGCGCTATCTCGACCGTGGCGCCCTGATCGATGCCAACGAACGACTCAGGCAAAAAAATCTCCAACTGCGAGCGCGGCTACAGAAACTGGCTTCGTTGAAGACCCGCAATGAGCGACTGCGGTCATTACTGGGGTCAGCCGGTTCGATCGATCGCCATGTGCAGATCGCACAGGTGCTATCCACCAACCCCGATCCGTACCGGCATCGCATCAAGCTCGACAAAGGCCAGAACGATGGCGTCTTCGTTGGCCAGGCGCTTATCGACGCACACGGTATTGTCGGGCAAGTCGTCCGTGTCGAGTCCGCGAGCTCACACGCCGTTCTGATCACCGATCCGAATCACGGCATTCCGGTCGAGATTAATCGTAATGGCCTGGAGACCATCGCGCGTGGTACGGGGCGGGCGGCGACGCTGGAGTCGCCTTTTCTGCCTGCAAACACCGATGTCCGTGAAGGCGATCTGCTGGTGTCATCGGGCTTGGCCGGACGTTATCCGGCCGGCTATCCGGTCGCGCGCGTTGACTCGGTTTCGCACGATACGGGGCAGGAATTCCTGCAAGTAACGGCTAAGCCGACGGCGTCGTTAGCACGCGGTCGTGAGGTGTTGCTCGTCTGGAATCGCAACACCGCGCCATCGCGTGTCGACAATGCCAACGAGGAGTCTGCGTCGTGA
- the purH gene encoding bifunctional phosphoribosylaminoimidazolecarboxamide formyltransferase/IMP cyclohydrolase — MAPVRRALISVSDKTGVVAFARELVETHGVEVLSTGGTAAKLREAGVPVVDVVDYTGAPEIMGGRVKTLHPRIHGGILGRRAADADVMRDNDIPPIDMVVVNLYPFEQTVAAPDTTRETAIETIDIGGPAMLRAAAKNHADVTLVVDPADGPAVLAEIGEHGGTTTATRRRLAAAGFAHTAGYDRAIAAYLGADQVDGGEDQSSGDADATMQASMWSPQAVKVDELRYGENPHQQAAVYRVGDRDTTGVVNARLCQGKALSYNNYADADAALAAVRDFDDTPACVIIKHANPCGIGVGPDLATAYARAFATDPASAFGGIIAFNDTVDGALAGQIVSNQFAEVVLAPAFADDALGAFGRRKNLRVLATGAFHETATDHFVTRSIQGGFLRQQADAQGVDSDRLENVGQATPDGAQIQDMFFAFRAAKHVKSNAIVFAARGQTLGVGAGQMSRIDAVRIARQKAADAGLDLTGSVMASDAFFPFRDGVDAAVEAGVAGIIQPGGSKRDDEVIAAADEAGVAMMFTGLRHFRH; from the coding sequence ATAGCACCCGTGCGGCGTGCGCTTATAAGTGTGTCCGACAAGACCGGCGTGGTTGCGTTTGCGCGCGAGCTCGTCGAGACCCACGGCGTCGAGGTTCTGTCGACAGGTGGCACGGCGGCCAAACTACGCGAAGCTGGTGTGCCGGTTGTCGATGTCGTCGACTACACGGGGGCGCCGGAAATCATGGGTGGGCGCGTCAAAACCCTGCACCCGCGCATACATGGCGGCATTCTGGGCCGGCGTGCGGCCGATGCGGACGTCATGCGCGACAACGATATACCGCCGATCGATATGGTGGTGGTTAATCTCTATCCATTCGAGCAGACCGTGGCCGCGCCCGATACGACGCGTGAGACTGCCATCGAGACCATCGACATCGGCGGTCCGGCGATGCTGCGTGCCGCAGCTAAGAATCACGCCGATGTGACGCTTGTCGTCGACCCGGCTGATGGCCCTGCGGTGTTAGCGGAAATCGGCGAACACGGTGGCACCACCACCGCTACACGCCGCCGCTTGGCCGCCGCTGGCTTTGCACACACGGCGGGCTACGACCGCGCGATCGCCGCCTATCTCGGCGCAGACCAGGTGGACGGCGGCGAAGATCAATCGAGTGGCGATGCTGACGCGACAATGCAGGCGAGCATGTGGTCGCCGCAAGCCGTGAAGGTCGATGAACTTCGCTATGGCGAGAATCCGCACCAGCAGGCGGCGGTTTATCGGGTCGGTGATCGCGATACCACCGGTGTCGTCAATGCACGGCTGTGTCAGGGCAAAGCACTGTCGTATAACAACTACGCCGATGCCGATGCGGCTCTGGCCGCGGTGCGCGATTTCGACGACACGCCGGCCTGCGTCATCATCAAACACGCCAACCCCTGTGGCATCGGTGTCGGCCCCGACTTGGCGACGGCCTACGCGCGCGCGTTCGCTACTGACCCGGCTTCGGCCTTCGGGGGCATCATCGCGTTCAACGATACTGTTGACGGTGCGCTGGCTGGACAGATTGTGTCCAACCAGTTTGCCGAAGTCGTGCTTGCGCCGGCTTTTGCCGACGATGCGCTCGGGGCTTTCGGTCGCCGGAAGAACTTGCGTGTGTTGGCGACCGGTGCGTTCCATGAGACCGCGACGGACCATTTCGTCACGCGTTCGATCCAGGGTGGTTTTCTGCGCCAACAGGCCGATGCGCAAGGTGTCGACAGCGACAGACTCGAAAACGTAGGGCAGGCCACACCGGATGGCGCCCAGATTCAGGATATGTTTTTTGCGTTCCGGGCCGCTAAACATGTCAAATCCAACGCGATCGTCTTCGCGGCGCGCGGGCAGACGTTGGGTGTCGGCGCTGGTCAGATGAGCCGTATCGATGCCGTTCGCATTGCTCGTCAGAAAGCCGCCGATGCTGGACTGGATCTGACCGGAAGCGTGATGGCCTCGGATGCGTTTTTCCCGTTTCGTGATGGCGTCGATGCCGCGGTTGAAGCGGGGGTGGCCGGGATAATTCAGCCGGGCGGCTCGAAGCGCGACGACGAAGTCATTGCCGCCGCCGACGAGGCCGGCGTGGCGATGATGTTCACCGGCCTACGCCATTTTCGGCACTAG
- the gatC gene encoding Asp-tRNA(Asn)/Glu-tRNA(Gln) amidotransferase subunit GatC, translating into MKAKAEDVRAVAALNRIRLADEDIEPTATTLSGIFELFDALAEVDTSSVEPMAHPLDLVARLRPDRAEPNTDTTTYQALAPDAENGLYRVPKVLG; encoded by the coding sequence TTGAAAGCAAAAGCCGAAGACGTCCGCGCCGTCGCCGCACTGAACCGGATCCGGCTGGCCGACGAAGACATCGAACCGACAGCAACCACGCTGTCCGGCATTTTCGAACTATTCGACGCGCTCGCCGAAGTCGATACCAGCAGCGTTGAGCCAATGGCGCATCCGCTCGATTTGGTGGCGAGACTCCGGCCGGATCGCGCCGAGCCAAACACCGACACTACAACCTATCAGGCACTCGCGCCCGACGCTGAAAACGGGCTTTATCGTGTGCCGAAAGTCCTCGGATAA
- the mrdA gene encoding penicillin-binding protein 2, producing MSREDPLKDHAGERQGFVARIAVVGGILALLIVVLLVRMAYLQVERHDFYSARSKDNRLQVQPVAPVRGLIYGRDGTVLADNKPAYRLSVVPEEVDNLKKTVAQLSSLLSISKSAKKRFFNTVGRKAPFQATNLRLDLTQKEAARFEVNQTRFPGVHIRAGLTRNYPLGQIGAHVIGYVGGITSRDLIEVDEKRYRGASQIGKAGIEKNHESRLHGYPGRRMVETNAAGRTLHDVQRQTPKPGDDLRLTLDAALERAAYRALGDKQGAVVALNPDTGGVLAMVSKPSFKPSLFADGISQPEYQKLLNAPYDPLLHRAIQGQYPPGSTIKPVMAIAGLATGNIKSSKKVYCPPYITLPHSDHRFRGWKRSGQGWVDLPQALQRSADVYFYKLGQKVGIDAMHRYATKFGVGNKTGIDLPHERAGVMPSRGWKNATTGKPWYPGETLNTVIGQGSTTVTPLQLATVTARIAKRGGGYKPHLLKAWRSSDGKTHQYKPQALKPITKPSSSDWQNVIKGMRMVVSTPRGTAYRYAGQNLDYPMAGKSGTAQVADLPRGPAPDESKVARARRPHALFIAFAPIDNPKIAVAAVVDHGGGGSSVAAPVAREVIDAYMNQANKQSGDTSGQWADNAP from the coding sequence ATGAGTCGCGAAGACCCGCTCAAGGATCACGCCGGCGAGCGTCAGGGGTTTGTCGCGCGTATCGCGGTCGTGGGCGGCATATTGGCGTTGCTGATCGTGGTGTTGTTGGTGCGCATGGCCTATCTGCAGGTTGAGCGCCACGATTTTTACTCGGCTCGCTCCAAGGATAATCGGCTGCAGGTGCAGCCGGTCGCGCCGGTGCGCGGGCTAATCTATGGCCGTGACGGCACGGTTTTGGCTGATAACAAACCGGCCTATCGTCTCAGTGTCGTGCCCGAGGAAGTCGATAATCTGAAAAAGACTGTGGCCCAGCTGTCGAGCTTGCTGTCGATCTCTAAAAGTGCCAAAAAGCGTTTTTTCAACACCGTAGGGCGCAAGGCCCCATTTCAGGCGACCAACCTGCGGTTGGATCTGACACAGAAAGAAGCAGCTCGGTTCGAAGTTAATCAGACGCGATTCCCCGGCGTGCACATCCGCGCCGGTCTGACCCGGAATTATCCGCTCGGCCAGATCGGCGCCCATGTGATCGGTTATGTGGGTGGCATAACGTCGCGTGACCTTATCGAGGTCGACGAAAAGCGCTACCGCGGGGCCAGTCAGATCGGCAAGGCCGGCATCGAAAAAAATCACGAGTCGCGATTGCACGGTTATCCGGGACGACGGATGGTGGAGACCAACGCCGCTGGCCGAACGCTGCACGATGTGCAGCGCCAGACACCGAAACCCGGTGATGATCTGCGCTTAACGTTGGATGCCGCGCTGGAGCGTGCCGCATATCGCGCACTCGGTGACAAGCAAGGCGCAGTAGTTGCACTCAATCCGGATACCGGTGGGGTGTTGGCCATGGTGAGCAAGCCCAGCTTCAAGCCGTCGCTATTTGCCGACGGCATAAGTCAGCCGGAATACCAAAAGCTGTTGAATGCGCCTTATGATCCACTCTTGCATCGTGCCATTCAGGGGCAGTACCCACCCGGTTCGACAATCAAACCAGTCATGGCGATTGCTGGACTGGCAACCGGTAATATCAAGTCGAGCAAAAAAGTCTACTGTCCGCCGTATATAACGCTACCCCACAGCGACCACCGATTCCGTGGTTGGAAACGCTCAGGACAGGGTTGGGTGGATTTGCCACAGGCGCTTCAGCGCTCGGCCGATGTGTATTTCTACAAACTGGGGCAGAAAGTCGGTATCGACGCGATGCATCGTTATGCCACCAAATTTGGCGTGGGCAACAAGACCGGTATTGATCTACCGCATGAACGTGCGGGCGTGATGCCGTCGCGAGGCTGGAAAAATGCCACTACAGGTAAACCGTGGTATCCGGGCGAAACACTGAACACAGTAATTGGCCAGGGGTCGACGACAGTGACGCCGCTCCAGCTCGCGACAGTGACTGCGCGCATCGCAAAGCGCGGCGGTGGCTACAAACCCCACCTTCTGAAAGCTTGGCGAAGTTCTGACGGCAAGACGCACCAATACAAACCGCAAGCACTTAAACCAATCACCAAGCCGTCGAGTAGTGACTGGCAGAATGTCATCAAGGGTATGCGGATGGTGGTCTCGACACCACGCGGAACGGCCTATCGCTACGCCGGTCAAAATCTTGATTATCCGATGGCCGGTAAGTCTGGAACAGCCCAGGTCGCGGATCTGCCGAGGGGGCCGGCGCCGGACGAGAGCAAAGTGGCGCGCGCACGTCGGCCGCATGCGCTGTTTATCGCATTTGCGCCGATCGATAATCCGAAGATCGCGGTGGCTGCCGTGGTCGACCACGGCGGCGGTGGCAGCAGCGTGGCCGCGCCGGTCGCACGCGAGGTAATCGACGCTTACATGAATCAAGCCAACAAGCAATCCGGCGATACATCCGGGCAATGGGCGGATAACGCGCCGTGA
- a CDS encoding YjbQ family protein: MQETLTYSTAGRTTRDITSDVRTSVKRAGIATGLAHVFVRHTSASIMICENIDPEVRGDVERWFAKNVVDGDPMYEHDMEGPDDMSGHIRSILTGMELSVPVTNGDLNLGIYQGIYMYEHRTGGRDRSVVVTLLPTAT, encoded by the coding sequence ATGCAAGAAACACTGACCTATTCCACCGCCGGGCGGACCACGCGCGATATCACCTCGGATGTACGCACCAGCGTCAAACGCGCCGGTATCGCGACCGGGCTGGCACACGTGTTCGTGCGCCACACGTCGGCTTCGATCATGATCTGTGAAAACATCGACCCCGAAGTGCGCGGCGATGTCGAGCGCTGGTTCGCCAAAAACGTCGTCGACGGCGATCCGATGTACGAACACGACATGGAAGGCCCCGACGACATGAGCGGTCACATACGCAGCATCCTCACCGGCATGGAATTGAGCGTGCCGGTCACCAACGGTGACCTGAACCTGGGCATCTACCAGGGCATTTATATGTATGAGCACCGCACCGGCGGCCGCGACCGCAGCGTCGTCGTCACACTCTTGCCCACGGCCACCTAA
- the gatB gene encoding Asp-tRNA(Asn)/Glu-tRNA(Gln) amidotransferase subunit GatB codes for MSWQPVIGLEIHMQLATASKIFSAAPTAYGAPPNSQASAVDIALPGVLPVINADVIRMAMRFGVAIDADIAPRSVFERKHYFYPDLPKGYQISQLALPIVAGGSLPIETTNGDSKTIGITRAHLEEDAGKSLHDAFDGATGIDLNRAGTPLIECVSEPDIRSAAEAAAYARRLHTLVRYLGICDGNMAEGSFRVDANVSVRRSDSAEFGTRTEIKNVNSFRFLEQAIDFEIERQIDIRESGAAVPQQTRLFDPERGETRAMRSKEEAHDYRYFPDPDLLPVVVTADDIERERQAMPELPAAKNKRFENQYALSHADAAALTTNPETADYFEAAVTAAGDAPTTLGRPAANWINGELASVLNRTGTSITEAPVTATQIGGLVQRIADDTISGKIAKQVFDALVAGEAETADAVIEARGLKQITDTGEIAGYVDQVIADNPDQVAQYQAGKTKVMGFLVGQVMKASGGKANPKEVNQLIADKLS; via the coding sequence ATGAGCTGGCAACCTGTCATCGGCCTAGAGATCCACATGCAGCTGGCTACGGCCAGCAAAATATTTTCCGCCGCACCTACGGCGTATGGCGCACCGCCCAACAGTCAAGCCTCGGCAGTCGACATCGCTCTGCCCGGCGTTCTGCCAGTCATCAACGCCGACGTCATCCGCATGGCGATGCGTTTCGGGGTAGCCATCGACGCCGATATCGCACCGCGCTCAGTATTCGAGCGCAAGCACTATTTCTACCCCGACCTACCGAAGGGTTACCAAATCAGCCAATTGGCGCTACCGATCGTGGCCGGCGGCAGCTTGCCAATCGAAACGACCAACGGCGACAGCAAAACGATCGGCATTACCCGCGCCCACCTCGAAGAAGATGCCGGCAAATCGCTCCACGACGCGTTCGACGGCGCCACCGGCATCGATCTGAACCGCGCCGGCACGCCACTGATCGAGTGTGTCTCCGAGCCGGATATCCGCAGCGCCGCCGAAGCCGCGGCCTACGCCCGGCGCCTGCATACACTGGTGCGCTATCTCGGTATTTGTGACGGCAACATGGCCGAAGGCTCATTCCGGGTCGATGCCAACGTGTCGGTGCGTCGTAGCGACAGCGCCGAGTTCGGCACCCGCACCGAAATCAAGAACGTCAACTCGTTCCGGTTCCTGGAGCAGGCGATCGATTTTGAAATCGAACGCCAGATCGACATACGGGAATCCGGCGCTGCGGTGCCCCAACAAACGCGTCTGTTCGACCCTGAGCGCGGTGAAACGCGGGCCATGCGCAGCAAGGAAGAAGCCCACGACTACCGCTACTTCCCCGACCCAGATCTGCTGCCGGTCGTGGTTACTGCCGACGACATCGAACGCGAGCGCCAAGCCATGCCGGAACTGCCGGCGGCCAAGAACAAACGCTTCGAAAACCAGTATGCACTGTCCCATGCCGACGCCGCGGCGCTGACGACCAACCCCGAGACCGCCGATTATTTCGAGGCAGCGGTTACCGCGGCCGGCGACGCCCCAACCACGCTTGGCCGGCCCGCCGCCAACTGGATCAACGGCGAACTCGCCAGCGTTTTGAACCGAACCGGCACATCCATCACCGAAGCGCCGGTGACCGCGACACAGATCGGCGGCCTGGTTCAACGCATCGCCGACGACACTATTTCCGGCAAGATCGCCAAACAAGTCTTCGATGCACTGGTCGCCGGTGAAGCCGAGACCGCCGACGCGGTCATCGAGGCCCGTGGCCTGAAACAGATTACCGACACGGGCGAGATCGCTGGTTACGTCGACCAGGTGATCGCCGATAACCCCGACCAGGTCGCGCAATATCAGGCCGGCAAAACCAAGGTTATGGGCTTTTTGGTCGGCCAGGTTATGAAAGCATCCGGTGGCAAAGCCAATCCCAAGGAAGTCAACCAGCTCATCGCCGACAAACTTAGTTGA
- a CDS encoding rod shape-determining protein, with product MVDNVRGLFVNDLSIDLGTANTLIYARDHGIVLDEPSVVAVRTDSRGAKRIEAVGQDAKRMLGRTPSQISTVRPLKDGVIADFTITEKMLQHFIRKVQRKRLLRPMTRVLVCVPYGSTQVERKAIRESAANAGARRVYLVEEPVAAAIGAGVPIGEARGSMVLDVGGGTSEVAVISLNGIVYAASVRTGGDKFDEAITNYLRRQYNMLIGEATAESIKHQVGSAFPSHEVKEIEVVGRHISAGVPRSFTLNSNEILDALQEPLSNITSAVKLALESTPPELGSDVAERGIVLSGGGANLANLDKLITEETGLPVITADNPLTCVARGGGIMLEMIDRKTGQLFALE from the coding sequence ATGGTTGACAACGTCCGCGGTCTTTTCGTCAACGATCTTTCCATCGATCTCGGTACCGCCAACACCTTGATCTATGCCCGTGACCACGGGATTGTCCTCGACGAACCTTCGGTTGTCGCGGTCCGTACCGATTCGCGTGGCGCTAAACGGATCGAGGCTGTCGGGCAGGACGCCAAACGCATGCTTGGGCGCACGCCGAGCCAGATTTCGACGGTCCGGCCGTTGAAAGACGGTGTGATCGCCGACTTCACGATCACGGAAAAGATGCTCCAGCACTTTATCCGCAAGGTGCAGCGAAAGCGTCTGCTGAGGCCGATGACACGCGTGCTGGTTTGTGTCCCCTATGGTTCGACGCAGGTCGAGCGTAAGGCGATTCGTGAATCCGCAGCCAATGCCGGCGCGCGGCGCGTTTACCTGGTTGAAGAGCCGGTTGCGGCCGCTATTGGGGCCGGTGTGCCAATCGGCGAAGCGCGCGGCTCGATGGTGCTCGATGTTGGCGGTGGCACATCCGAGGTCGCTGTCATCTCGCTGAACGGTATCGTCTACGCTGCATCGGTACGCACAGGTGGTGACAAGTTCGACGAAGCGATTACCAATTATCTTCGCCGGCAGTACAACATGTTGATCGGCGAGGCGACGGCCGAGTCCATCAAACACCAGGTCGGCAGCGCGTTTCCGAGCCACGAAGTCAAGGAAATCGAGGTTGTCGGACGCCACATCTCGGCGGGTGTGCCGCGCAGTTTTACACTCAACTCTAACGAAATACTCGACGCGCTCCAGGAGCCGCTGTCGAACATCACCAGCGCGGTCAAGCTGGCGTTGGAATCCACGCCGCCGGAGTTGGGATCGGATGTCGCCGAGCGTGGGATTGTGCTGAGTGGCGGTGGCGCCAACCTCGCCAATCTCGACAAGCTGATCACGGAGGAAACCGGGCTGCCGGTCATCACGGCCGACAATCCGCTGACCTGCGTGGCGCGTGGCGGCGGCATCATGCTGGAGATGATCGATCGCAAAACCGGGCAGTTGTTCGCACTCGAATAG